A window of the candidate division KSB1 bacterium genome harbors these coding sequences:
- a CDS encoding DUF116 domain-containing protein: MTAKKKESLARLEIRDRHLGDEWLAPDWSMEEASQDLHVGRRLFLGFALLAMACIGAGVWLAWYLVVPRLSSFHPLLPYVAGGAALAGLIIALLWFALTAVSIVFEKNFLLLLFGREFSLSFLAPLVLHLGRRFGLSRDKMSHSFIRVSNSLIRATRKTAQCDKLLILLPRCLQRSLKEKVEELARKYECEVYVASGGEAARRAVALTRPSAIIGIACERDLVSGLQDNVTRIPIIAIPNRRPEGPCKNTLVDFAEVERAVQFFLGARAR; this comes from the coding sequence ATGACAGCCAAGAAGAAAGAGTCGTTGGCTAGACTCGAGATCCGCGACCGACATCTTGGGGACGAATGGCTTGCGCCGGACTGGTCCATGGAAGAGGCGTCTCAGGATCTGCACGTGGGGAGACGTCTCTTCTTGGGCTTTGCTCTGTTGGCGATGGCCTGCATTGGGGCGGGCGTCTGGCTGGCATGGTACCTGGTCGTGCCCCGGCTGAGCTCCTTTCATCCGCTGCTGCCCTATGTGGCGGGGGGCGCTGCCCTTGCGGGGCTCATCATTGCTCTGCTGTGGTTTGCGCTCACCGCTGTCTCTATCGTGTTCGAGAAGAATTTCCTCCTGCTTCTTTTCGGGCGCGAGTTTTCGTTGTCGTTCCTGGCGCCACTTGTGCTTCACCTCGGGCGGCGATTTGGCCTTTCTCGCGACAAGATGAGCCATTCCTTCATTCGCGTGAGCAACTCCCTGATCCGTGCCACCAGGAAGACGGCGCAGTGTGACAAGCTGCTCATTCTCTTGCCGCGTTGCCTGCAGCGTTCTCTCAAGGAAAAGGTGGAAGAGTTGGCGCGCAAGTACGAGTGCGAGGTGTACGTGGCCAGCGGGGGAGAGGCAGCGCGGCGCGCGGTTGCGCTCACTCGCCCTTCCGCCATCATCGGCATCGCCTGCGAGCGCGACCTGGTGAGTGGCTTGCAGGACAACGTGACCCGCATCCCCATCATCGCCATCCCCAACCGGCGACCGGAAGGGCCGTGCAAGAACACCCTGGTGGACTTTGCCGAGGTGGAGCGGGCGGTGCAGTTCTTTCTCGGCGCTCGCGCCCGGTGA